CGACCGCGATATGCGCCTTGTGGTCGCCGCGGGCATAGGTCTCGTAGAACAGATAGCATTTGCCCTCGTGCTGGAAGAGAAACGGATCGGCCTTGATGCTGTTGTCGGAAGGGGGGATCTCGACCGCCTCGCTCGGATCGAAGTCATCGATCTGCCCGTATCCCGTATAGAGGGTCCACACGGCGGAATCGATATGGAGCCTCGCCTTGATCGATTTATATGCCCTGGTCGAGACAGAGCCCGCGACGATGCTACCGTAACGAAGGAGGTCGCCGAACGTCGGCGGGCGCGCGTCGGTTGCATCAACGAGGGCGGGCGGATCGAACTGTCTGACGTCGGCGAGCCGTGCCAATTCGCGCATGAGAAGCGTCACGCCTCGCTCCCGCACGAAGGCGCTCAATCTCGCCGCACTTGGCTTGGTGTTGAATGCTGCCCTTGCAATCTCCCGCTTGCCGGCTTTACCGCCGCATCGTGCATAAAGAGCGATATCCGCGGTCGGAGCACGCGCCAGAACCTCGGCATATCCGAACCAATCCGCTTCGGCGGATCGCTGGTCGGAGAAATTGAAAGCCCATTCTCCGAACGGCAATGCTGCGACCGCATCGTCGGCCATGCCTCTCGGGGTCGTGCGGATGACAAGGTCGAGCTTCAGGCGACGCAGCATTGCGCCGGTGATGTTGTCGGCAACACACGTCTTATCGCCGTCGGCTTCGTAGCAATCGATAAAGTGGCGGTGGCTATCGAAATATTTTGACGCATAGGCCGGCTGGCGCGCAAGGACGCTGGCCTCCAGCCGCGCGCTCCAGGATAACAGCTTCGACGTCGCGCCATCTTCGAACGGATTGGGATGAGTGAAAACCGCCGCCAGCTCCAGAGAGGGTTCCGCGAGGATTCGATCCAGGATCATCAACTCCCAATTCTCGAGCGCGCGCCCGCGCGCAACAAGGATGCCGATCCTCAATGGGTTGGTCTCGTTCATCACTTCTTCCCCTTATGGCTCGGCTCTTTCCACGCCATTGGACGAATCGAATGGGTAGAGCATGATATCCTCCGAAAATTGCCTGCCCTTTTCGGTATCATGCTCTAGCCGCCGGCGAGTTTGCCAGAGAGTGTCGACGCCAGGTCGCGGATACCGTTGCTGGTGAGCGAATCCTCGTGCCAGCCATCGATATCGACCACCGGGCAGTCGTCCCCGATCGCATCGCCCCATCCGAACCGCAATTTGCGCGCCCGAGGATTGGTTGCGCTGCTTCGCAGCAGCACGATGCTGGGATCCTTCGTCTGCGGCGGCTTGTAGCGACGTGCTGACGCCACCAGCAACTTGGTAACGGCCTCGTTCGCTTCCTCTTCAGGCGAATACTGGCCAGCCTTGACACCGAATATCCTCAAAAGCGACAGCGAGACTTCGAACTCCTTGAGATAGTCGATCAGCCGGATACGGCCGGAGAGCAGCTTTCGGGTGAAATAGGCAAGCCGCTTGCGCCGCCGTTCGCGGTTCCAGCGTGCCTGCTCCCGTTTCGGCAGGGATACGAAAAAGCCCGGAGCCCATGCGTCGATGATTGCCGTGGTGCCGACATCGATGCCTCGTTCCTGCAATTGCCGTCCGACTTCCAGCGCCAGGATTCCATTGACGCAGAGCCCGACGATGGCAACACGACCCACGGCCTTGTCGATCCGCATGGCGTCTATCGCGCGGCTGGCTATATCCTCGATGCTCAGGCGATCCAGGCCGTTTGCCAGATCTGCGTGGAACATGTTGACATTGTGCACCGAGACGCTGTCCGGCAGCTCGTTGGCGAGGCGATAATACAGGAACGGATGATTGAGCGTATAAACCGTACCGGCCCCCGTGCCATGCTTGCAGGTGATCAGTTCCCATGGGTTTACCGACTTTTCCTGGGCTGCCGGCGTCGGATCGACATTGAAGATCGCCGCTGCAAAGCCTGCAAACGTCGGCTGCTTGAATAGAAGCTGCAATGTCGGTGCTGCTTCGAATCTTGCGCGTATTTCCGATAGGAGCCGTAACGCGAGGAGCGAGTGGCCGCCGAGTGCGAAGAAATCATCATCCGGACGTATTTGCGGAACCTGTAGGACTTCTTTCCAAAGCTCAGCAAGCGCTTCCATTCGCGTATCCGCCGGCGATTTGCTTGTGACGGCGCCATCCAGCGGCGCAACCTCGGCGGAAGCTGCCAGGTGTCGTTCCGGCGCAGCGAGCGAAGAAAGCGGCGCCTCAGGGTGATCGAGAGCAATTTCATAAGCATTCCGCCATAGTTGCAGGAGGCTTTCGATCGTGCTGGCTTCGAAAAGATCGGCATTGTACTCGATCGACATGCGCCAGCCGGTCGGCCGGCCGATCATGATGAAGCTCAGATCGTAGATGACGCCGGGAGACTGCGAGGGCGAGCTGATCAGCTCGAAACCGCCATAGCGCCGATCTTCGAGAAACGCCTTCTGCAGATTGAAGTTGACGGAGATCAGCGGATTGCGTGCCGGGTCACGCACCGGATTGACGAGTTCCACGAGCTTGTTGAACGGCATGCGCTGATGGTTCAGCGCTCCTTCGATCGTCGCGCTGACGGAACGTATATGCTCGGCAAAGCTGGTATCGGAGCCGAAGTCGAAACGCAGGACCAGATTGTTGATGAAGACGCCGATCAGGTCTTCCAGATCGCTTTGTTCGCGACCGGCGATCTGCGAGCCGAACAGAACGGTCGGGGCCTGTGTCAGGCGATGGAGGGCCGCGCTCAGGACCGCGGCGCCGAAGCTGTATTGCGAGACGCAGTGCGTACGCGCCGCCGCATCCATGCGATCGGTGAAAGCGGGCGCTTGGGCGGTGGAAAGAATGTCGCCGCGATTGGTCTTGACCTGACCGCGCGGTCGATCGGGGGCTACCTCGAAATAAGGAGCGCCCTGCATCGTTTCCCGCCAGAAGGCTTTCTCCGTCTCGAAGCCGTAGCTTTCCAGATATTCCTGCTGCCAGAGGGCATAGTCGCCATATTGCAATGGCAGCTCCGGCAGGACCGGCGCGCGTCCCGCATCGATCGCCGCCGCTATTTCGCCGACCTCGCGCCCAAGGACGCGGATGGACCAGCCGTCGAAGCAGCTCTGATGCGCGGTGATCAACAGAAATCCGCGCTCGTTTTCGGCCATCAGCAGGGTGACGCGGAAGAGGCCCGGAGTGCTAAGATCGAAGGGCGCTTGCGCGGTCTCCTCGCCGATCGACAGGATTCGTGCCTGACGCTGCTCCGGCGGCATGCCGCGAAGATCGATCACCGACATCTTGAAATTGACGTCGCCGACGGCCTGCTGGAATGGCCGGCCGCTTTTTTCGATGAAGCGGGTTCTCAGTATTTCATGACGCTGGATGACTTTTCGAAAGGCCGCTTCGAGAGTCACGACCTTGAATGAACCCCGGATTTCCCACCGGACCGCGACATTGAGCGCCGGATTGCCGGGATTGAGCTGATCGAGAATCCAGCAGCGCAGCTGCGTCTGCGTACAGGGAAATTCGCCGATGATCTGCGGTTCGGCAAGGGAACCGCTTGGACTATTGTCGACTGTACTCATAGAGATGCCCCCAGGCCGCGGCGTGCGCCGTTACGAAAATCTCGCAGTGATGGTATGTGGAGTTGAACCGGATCGGACGGAGCCTCTGCCTGGCTGTCGGCAAAGGCAGCCAATGCGGCGATCGTCGGATGACGCAGCAGATGTTTTGCTTCCAGCGGCAAGCCGTCGTCGCGCATGCGGGCGGCGATGCGGAAGATGGCAAGCGAATCTGCGCCGAGTGCGTAGAGATTGTCATCGATGCCAATATCGCTAAGGCTTAGAACATCCTGCCAGATCGCCAGCAACCGTTGTTCCATCTCGGTTTTTGGCTGGACCTTGGCTGGCGCAGCTCCCCGCTGCGGCACGCCGCGCTGCTGCAGGGCTTTGCGGTCGAGCTTACCGTTGGCGGTGTGCGGCAGCTCGCTTTCCATCACCCAGAAGCTCGGGATCATATGTCCGGGCAGACTGGCCTTGGCATGTGCGGCGATATCGGCCGTCAATGCGTCATTGCCGGCTGTGTCAGGCACGATATAGCAGACCAGCGAGCGATCGCCCTTGGCGTTCTCGGCGACGACGGTGGCACATTGGCGTACACCTTCCGCCTTGGAGATGACGGCCTCTATGTCGCCGAGCTCGATGCGGAAGCCGCGCAGCTTGACCTGCTGGTCACGCCGCCCGAGCAATTGCAGCGAGCCATCCGCCAGCCGCCGCCCGACGTCGCCGGTCTTGTAAAGCCGCATCGGCCTGCCGATCGCGAAGCAATGCGGGACGAAGGCTTTCTCGGTGAGATCGAGGCGATCGAAATAGCCTTCCGCCAAGCCGTCGCCACCGATATACAGCTCGCCGACGACGCCGACTGGCGCGATATTCTCGCTTTGGTCGAGAATGAAGAGCTGGGTATTGTCGATGGGATGGCCGATGGTGATCGGCTGATCGGCATCCGTGATGCGTTGCAGGGATGACCAGATCGTCGTTTCCGTCGGGCCGTACATGTTCCAGAGTTCGCCGCCGATACCAAGCAGCGAGCGTGCCAGCTCCCTGGGCAGGGGTTCGCCGCCGCAGAGCATTTTCAGCGTCCGCCGCTCCTTCAGGCCGGCTTCGACCAGCATCTGCCAAAGCGTTGGCGTGGCCTGCAGCACCGTGGCATCCTGTTCGTCGATGAGCTTGACCAGTGCAAAGCCGTCCTGGACCTGGCTGCGGCTGGCAATGACGACCTTTCCGCCCGATATCAGCGGCAGGTAGAGTTCCAGACCGGCGATATCGAAGGAGATGGTCGTGACTGCGACAAGCGTGTCATCAGCGCCAAAGCCCGGTTCCCTCGCCATGGAGAGAAGGAAGTTTGTCAGGGATCGATGTGAAACCTCGACCCCCTTGGGCATGCCGGTCGAGCCCGACGTGAAGATGATATAGGCGGATGCGGTCGTATCGACAGGCAGGGTCTTCAGGGCAAGGCCGGTCATCGAACCGATCGCCTTGGCATCCTGGTCGAGCCGGATAACGGGAGCGTCCTTGGACGCAAGCCGGGCCATGTCGTCGCTGTCGCAAATCAGGCCGCCGATGCGGGCGATATCCAGCGTCTGCAGCAGGCGCGGTTCCGGATGAGCGGGATCCATCGGGACATAGGTATGTCCTGCCTTCATGACCGCGAGCAGGGCGACGATCATGTTCAGCGAGCGCTCGACCAATATTGCAATGCGCTGGCCGGGATCGGGAAGCGCCATCTGGAGGTAGAGAGCAAGCTGGTTCGAGCGCGTTTCCAGCTCGCCATAGGTGAGTGTCTGGCCGTCATGTTGCGCGGCGATGGCATTCGGCTGTTCGGCTGCCCGTTTGGAAAAGAGCGAGAAGACGAACTGATCGTGGTCATGGGGCACAGCCGTCCGATTGAGATCGTCGACCAGCCAGGATTTCTCCTCCGCCGAGAGCAGCGACAGTTCACCGACCTTGTGATCCATGTCTTTGGCCAAGGTGGCTGCAAGCGTCGAGAAGTGACTGATCCATCGTTCCACGGTGGAGCGGTCGAAGACATCGGCATTGTAGTCGACGTCGATGCGGATGTGGTCGCCTGCCTCGATCATGTTGAAGAACAGGTCGAAGTTGGAGAAGGCCTTCGCGTTCGGCTCCATCGTCGGCTTAAGATCGCCGAAGGATGATCCGCCGGCCATGCGTTCGAGGTTGAACTGTATTTCGGTAAGCGGCAGGCGGCGCGGATCGCGCTTGGTATCCAGTTTGCGCACCAGCGTGCCGTATGTGTAATCCTGATGTTCAAAGGCCTGGAAGACGAGCTGCTGCGTTGCCTTCAAGTGATCCGCGAACGGCTCCGTCAGCGATACCGCCTGACGCAGCGGCAGCAGGTTGACGCAATGGCCAACGAGGATCTGGCCGTCGAGCAGGCTTTGACCAGCCGATGGAATGGCGATGACGATATCGTCCTGACCCGACAACCGCGATATCATCACCTGGAGGGTCGCCAGCAGCGTCGAGAACAGCGTGGCGCCCGATTTGGCGCCCTTCTTCTTCAGCGCCTTATAGACGTCGGCATCGATATAGCCGGTGCAGCTGCCGCCCGCGAAGCTGCGATATTCCGGACGCGGCCGATCGAGCGGCAGGTCGGGAAGGTCGGGAACCGTCTTGAACTGATCGAGCCAGAACTGTTCGGTCGCCTGGGATTTCTCCGGCCTGGGGGAAAGCTCCGTCGAATAGGTGGCGAAGGAAAGGGCCGGCTGGAATTCCGGACCATTGCCCGTCCTCAAAGCCTCGTAGGCGGCCGTAAGCTCTTCGACGAAGGTGTTGATCGACCAGCCATCGCAGATGATGTGATGGGCCGTGAAGACCAGCACGTGCCTGTCGGCTGCGAGCTTGACGATGCTTGCGCGAACCAGGGGGCCGTTGATGAGATCGAAGGGCGTATGAGCATCATCGTCTACAAGAATGGCAAGGCCCTGGTCATCGATGTCCTCAAGGATCGGCAGGTCGAGCTTGAAATCCGGAATGAAACGGAAATGTTCGCCGCCGCGGTCAAAGCGAATATGAAACGCGTCGTGGCGCGCAATAACCGTGTCGAAGGCCTTCCGGATGGCTGTCTCGTCGAGTGTTCCTTCCAGCGTCAGCGAAAAGGACTCGTTGAATGAGCAGGAGGCTTCGTCACCCGCCTGGGCTGCGAGCCATATTTCCGTCTGTGCCTCCGTCAGCGGCGCGGAGTCCGGCCTCGCGACGGATGCCTGCGTCGGCTTTGCCGATACGGATGGATCTTCCTTTGCCGTGAATATTCCGACGCCCTGCATGGCGTCGAGACTGTCGCGGAAGGCTTTCGCGATCGTGCGGAAGTCGTCTTCGCTGTGGGCTGTCGTCAGGAAGCAGGGGTAGCCGTCCTGTATGTGGACGCCATTTAGCCGCATCTGGGCATAGAACAGCGCGCCGAGCGGATCCTGGCTGGAGAAGTCGGTGGCGAACCAGCTCTTGTAGCCATGAACCACGTCGGCGATGCCGCGCCTGGCAAGATCGGCCCTGATCTCAGCGACCAGCGCTTCCGTTCGCTCGGCGACACGGCTGTAGAGAGCCGATCCCTCTCCCTTGATGTGGTGCAGCACGGCGTCGGCGGCTGCGAGCGTGAGGGGATGACGGACGAAGGTACCGGCAAAGAATGTCGGCGCCGTCATGGGCACGGAGCTGTCGCCGTAATCCCAATAGCCGCCGTCGAGCGCATCCATGAAGCGCGGGCTGCCGACAAGCACGCCGATCGGCATTCCGCCGCCGACGACCTTGCCATAGGTTGCCATATCGCCCTTGATGCCCCAGATCGCCTGCATGCCGCCGGGATCGACGCGGAACCCGGTGACGACCTCATCGAAGACCAGGGCGAATTCGGACTTGGTGGCGATGTCACGGAGTTCCAGGACGAATTCACGCGGCTGCAATTCGGGATGACGGCTCTGGATCGGCTCGATGATGACAGCCGCTATATCGGCGGCGTTGGCGCGGATGAAGTCGAGGCTTTCCGGAGCGCCATAGCGCAGCACGGTCATGTTCGACACCGAGGCCATCGGGATGCCGGAGGCGACGGGCAGGGCGATCGGCTTGTCGGCGCGATTGCGGCCCTTGACCAGCACTTCGTCGAACTGGCCGTGATAATCATTGGCAAAGACCACGACCCGATCACGGCCGGTGACGGCGCGGGCAAGCCGCATCGCAGCCATGACCGCTTCCGAACCGGTATTGCAGAAGGTGACCCGCTCGTGACCGGTTACCTCGGCAATCATTTTTGCGACGTCGCCGGCAAGCGGCGTCTGCGGGCCGATGGCAAATCCCCGGTCGGCCTGAGCCTTGACGGCGTCGATAACGAAATCAGGGGCATGACCGAAGGCCGTCTGTCCGAAACCATTGACCAGATCGACGTATTGGTTGCCGTCGACGTCCCAGATATAGGCGCCCTTGGAATGGTCGCAGACGATCGGGAACACCATCTCCTTCCAATCCGCCCGGAAGCCCGAGGCGGAACGGGGATCGGCCAGATGTCCGCGATGACCCTGGGTGAAGCTCTTTGATTTGGCGTTCTTGGTTTCGTAAGCCTTGGTGAGGCTGGTGATGAAATCCTGCTTGGCCGCGGTAATCTCCGGCGCCAGGCTCTTGGCATTCGGGCGATAGAGCTTGATGCGTTCGGTGCCGAAATCGCTTTCCGTCGCGGCGGGGGCAGAAGGCGCACTTATTGTCGGTTGCGGCACCGGCGCAACCGCTGCCACCGGCATCGCGCCCGAGGTTAAGGGGGGCTGGGCTC
Above is a genomic segment from Rhizobium sp. CCGE531 containing:
- a CDS encoding condensation domain-containing protein, whose translation is MSTVDNSPSGSLAEPQIIGEFPCTQTQLRCWILDQLNPGNPALNVAVRWEIRGSFKVVTLEAAFRKVIQRHEILRTRFIEKSGRPFQQAVGDVNFKMSVIDLRGMPPEQRQARILSIGEETAQAPFDLSTPGLFRVTLLMAENERGFLLITAHQSCFDGWSIRVLGREVGEIAAAIDAGRAPVLPELPLQYGDYALWQQEYLESYGFETEKAFWRETMQGAPYFEVAPDRPRGQVKTNRGDILSTAQAPAFTDRMDAAARTHCVSQYSFGAAVLSAALHRLTQAPTVLFGSQIAGREQSDLEDLIGVFINNLVLRFDFGSDTSFAEHIRSVSATIEGALNHQRMPFNKLVELVNPVRDPARNPLISVNFNLQKAFLEDRRYGGFELISSPSQSPGVIYDLSFIMIGRPTGWRMSIEYNADLFEASTIESLLQLWRNAYEIALDHPEAPLSSLAAPERHLAASAEVAPLDGAVTSKSPADTRMEALAELWKEVLQVPQIRPDDDFFALGGHSLLALRLLSEIRARFEAAPTLQLLFKQPTFAGFAAAIFNVDPTPAAQEKSVNPWELITCKHGTGAGTVYTLNHPFLYYRLANELPDSVSVHNVNMFHADLANGLDRLSIEDIASRAIDAMRIDKAVGRVAIVGLCVNGILALEVGRQLQERGIDVGTTAIIDAWAPGFFVSLPKREQARWNRERRRKRLAYFTRKLLSGRIRLIDYLKEFEVSLSLLRIFGVKAGQYSPEEEANEAVTKLLVASARRYKPPQTKDPSIVLLRSSATNPRARKLRFGWGDAIGDDCPVVDIDGWHEDSLTSNGIRDLASTLSGKLAGG
- a CDS encoding non-ribosomal peptide synthetase/type I polyketide synthase codes for the protein MKRSHQEKGEQRDFEESEDLNGQISGHIAIIGMSGRFPGAPSVDELWKLVLEGKNAFSRFSPDEIEDAFTDEERAQPNYVAARPHLDNADMFDAEFFGMFPREAAVTDPQHRIFLEICWEALEDGGYDPQRYAGPIGVFAGSSMPTYLINNVLRDRVKAEEFTSNYQIGSFHELVGALNDTLSTRVAYKFNLRGPAFTLQSACSTSLLAVSQACQNLLTYGCDMALAGGISVTIPQKRGYIYQEGGMASPDGTCRPFDADAAGTVFASGAGVVLLKRYEDALQDGDHIYALIRGYGINNDGSDKIGFTAPSVEGQAEAIATAIANAGVDPSTIGYIECHGTATPLGDPIEFNGLTRAFADGAPGAASCALGSVKGTIGHTDAAAGVTGLIKTALALQSAKIPPMPNYLQPNPRINLEGSPFYIPTAMIDWPQGQVPRRAGVSAFGVGGTNVHVVLEEAPHPSTTSKEVEGHYILPLSARDKPALAQMRTNLSNHLAENPKLSIAQLAYTLQSGRREFGHRLAVAAGSVEEAIIKLTTDSYQSLVAADRPPVAFMFPGQGAQYVGMGAGLYSSEPEFARWIDRGSELLKMTLGLDLRDYICHTGPVTQAITDEQRETRIAQPCLYLVEYALARLWLSRGVKPYAMIGHSVGEFVAATLANVISFEDGLRLVANRGRLMQHQPQGAMVSVRADATTTASFLQGDAEIAAINAPKLCVISGPFGDIDKVCAALEAADIAFSRVHTSHAFHSAMMKDAALALRQETEKVTYGTATLPFISGVTGDWQTAELMTSPNYWAMHCRDAVRFADGLVTLCRDRKPVLLEVGPGRTLSVFAAQTIARDELAAVVQSLPEHDRASSAAETLAEAHGKVWMAGCRLSWPALPSAARRRLSLPTYPFQRQRHWIDAPPSARRASSLSASANPESHPENGPFVSDVNITEEKQAMNVAASISISSRLPQLETALLTLLSDMSGETLGPDERAATFLELGFDSLFVGQFAQRIEKDFKVKISFRELLSDIPSVADLAVHLDQQMPPEAIKAAEPAPSAAAIAAAPMPVMSAPIVSAPIMPAATQAAAMPAAASDLATVLQSQIQMAQTLFSQQLLMLQAMQSGAQPPLTSGAMPVAAVAPVPQPTISAPSAPAATESDFGTERIKLYRPNAKSLAPEITAAKQDFITSLTKAYETKNAKSKSFTQGHRGHLADPRSASGFRADWKEMVFPIVCDHSKGAYIWDVDGNQYVDLVNGFGQTAFGHAPDFVIDAVKAQADRGFAIGPQTPLAGDVAKMIAEVTGHERVTFCNTGSEAVMAAMRLARAVTGRDRVVVFANDYHGQFDEVLVKGRNRADKPIALPVASGIPMASVSNMTVLRYGAPESLDFIRANAADIAAVIIEPIQSRHPELQPREFVLELRDIATKSEFALVFDEVVTGFRVDPGGMQAIWGIKGDMATYGKVVGGGMPIGVLVGSPRFMDALDGGYWDYGDSSVPMTAPTFFAGTFVRHPLTLAAADAVLHHIKGEGSALYSRVAERTEALVAEIRADLARRGIADVVHGYKSWFATDFSSQDPLGALFYAQMRLNGVHIQDGYPCFLTTAHSEDDFRTIAKAFRDSLDAMQGVGIFTAKEDPSVSAKPTQASVARPDSAPLTEAQTEIWLAAQAGDEASCSFNESFSLTLEGTLDETAIRKAFDTVIARHDAFHIRFDRGGEHFRFIPDFKLDLPILEDIDDQGLAILVDDDAHTPFDLINGPLVRASIVKLAADRHVLVFTAHHIICDGWSINTFVEELTAAYEALRTGNGPEFQPALSFATYSTELSPRPEKSQATEQFWLDQFKTVPDLPDLPLDRPRPEYRSFAGGSCTGYIDADVYKALKKKGAKSGATLFSTLLATLQVMISRLSGQDDIVIAIPSAGQSLLDGQILVGHCVNLLPLRQAVSLTEPFADHLKATQQLVFQAFEHQDYTYGTLVRKLDTKRDPRRLPLTEIQFNLERMAGGSSFGDLKPTMEPNAKAFSNFDLFFNMIEAGDHIRIDVDYNADVFDRSTVERWISHFSTLAATLAKDMDHKVGELSLLSAEEKSWLVDDLNRTAVPHDHDQFVFSLFSKRAAEQPNAIAAQHDGQTLTYGELETRSNQLALYLQMALPDPGQRIAILVERSLNMIVALLAVMKAGHTYVPMDPAHPEPRLLQTLDIARIGGLICDSDDMARLASKDAPVIRLDQDAKAIGSMTGLALKTLPVDTTASAYIIFTSGSTGMPKGVEVSHRSLTNFLLSMAREPGFGADDTLVAVTTISFDIAGLELYLPLISGGKVVIASRSQVQDGFALVKLIDEQDATVLQATPTLWQMLVEAGLKERRTLKMLCGGEPLPRELARSLLGIGGELWNMYGPTETTIWSSLQRITDADQPITIGHPIDNTQLFILDQSENIAPVGVVGELYIGGDGLAEGYFDRLDLTEKAFVPHCFAIGRPMRLYKTGDVGRRLADGSLQLLGRRDQQVKLRGFRIELGDIEAVISKAEGVRQCATVVAENAKGDRSLVCYIVPDTAGNDALTADIAAHAKASLPGHMIPSFWVMESELPHTANGKLDRKALQQRGVPQRGAAPAKVQPKTEMEQRLLAIWQDVLSLSDIGIDDNLYALGADSLAIFRIAARMRDDGLPLEAKHLLRHPTIAALAAFADSQAEAPSDPVQLHIPSLRDFRNGARRGLGASL